Genomic segment of Paenibacillaceae bacterium GAS479:
ATCCGTCAATCGCCGATAGCGGTTTTTCGGCAGCCTGCTTGGGCTGCGCGTAGGCAGAATACGCTCTCCTTCCAGGTCCGTGCGGTCCGCGACAAAAAGAAGATCGATATTTCGCGTAATTTTCAGCAAACGATTAACGACAGAGCCCTTCCACAGATCCTGCCATAGGCTCTGCCGGGAATGACCGAGCACAACCCGTGTAACCTTATGCTGCACCGCATAACGCATAAGTCTGCCTGGCAGCTGCCTGCGAGAGCTGATGGGCAGCTCCTCAAAAAATCCGCCGACTTTTTTGACGAGCAGGATGAGTGACTTGCGGAAAGTCTCAGCCTCGATAGGGAGTCGTTTGCCCGTTTGAACAAATGAAACAACTTTCAAATCTCCGCCCAGCCGCTTGGCTACCTGCTGGCCTCGCCGCACTAGAATGGACCCATTCCAATGATATTGGACAGACACCAGAATCCGCTCCGCAATGCCGGATGAACCAACCAGCCCAAGCTCCTCGCGATGCCTCTCCAGCGTGCCGTTTACACCCTCGGCCACCATCCGCAAGGCCAGCTCCCTAAGCTTGGCCATGTTTCCGCGATGCACCCACTCCGGAGAGAGCGGCTGCAGCAGCCCAACCGCCGCTCTTTCCAACAGCGTATCCGGCGTCACGTCGATCAGCCTCACTTCATCGGCCAGCTCCAGAGTATGCGAAGGCACCGGATGAGGAACCGTAATGCCCATCCAGCTGTGAGCCATAGCAGCAGCGCCCTCCAGCTCGTAGATGTTGACCGTGGTGATAACGCTGATTCCGCGGCCCAGCAGCATCTCGATTTCCTCGAGACGAGTCGGGAAACGCGCCCATTCCCGGTTGCGATGAGCCAGATCATCAACGAGCACAACCTCAGGATTACGCTTCAGCAGCAGCTCCAGGTCAAGATCCATACGAGCCGTCCCCTGACTGCTCCATGATATACCGGGCACCGTTTCCAAATCTCCGATTTGAGAAGCGGTTTCCGTTCTCTCCCAGCCGGTGAGAGCACCGATGACGGTGTCCAGCCCTTGCTGTTTGAGCTCATGTCCTTCTCGCAACATATGATACGTTTTGCCAGACCCGCTGAACGCCCCTACCAAAATATTCAACCTGCCCCGATGCAGTTTCATGATCGAAGCTAGAATTTCATCCGCTGACTTGCGCTTGAACGGCTCCATGCCGGTTCCTCCCAGCAACAGCGATGCCCCGCCTCATCACAAAAGGATGAGCGGGGACACCGACCATTATTTCTGCGTCGCCTGCTGCAACGCTAGATTAAGCTTTAATACATTGACAGTCGGCTCTCCGAAAATGCCAAGCTGCCTGGAAGCAGTATGTTTACTGACCAAAGCTTCCAGTTCGGAAACGGACAATCCGGTCAATTTGCTAATGCGAGGTATTTGCGCCTGAGCTCCTTTTGGGCTGATATGGGGGTCAAGGCCCGAGCCGGAGTTCGTAATCAGATCCATCGTTAAATTGCTGACAGGAACATCCGGATTCGCAGTTTGCCAATCTTGAACGGATTGATTAGCTCTGGCCAGCAGATCCGGGTTGGATGGAGCGTAGTTCGGCGTGCCGGAACCGTTCGCAGTGTAACTGATACTCGACAACCTACCGTGGAACCATTTTGGGTCAGTAAAGTTTTGGCCGATTAACTCCGAGCCGATCAGTTGGCCTTCCTTGTTGTAAATCAGGCTTCCGTCTGCCTTTTTGGGCAGCAGCGCCTGAGCAATTCCTGTTACAGCCATATTGTAGATCAGACCCGTAAGCACCATCAGCACCAAGCTGAGCCGCAAACTTATCGTTAAAATATTCATTCTATTGACTTCCTTCCTTGCGAGATGGATGTTATACCCATATCTGCACCATAAGATCGATCAGCTTAATTCCGGCAAAAGGAATAATGACGCCGCCCAACCCATAAACGAGCAAGTTGCGCTGCAGCAGCTTCGCGGAGCTCGTCGGCTTGTATGCGATCCCTTTCATCGCGAGTGGAATAAGTAGTGGAATAATAATTGCGTTGAAAATAAGTGCAGACAGGATAGCCGACATCGGCGAATCGAGTCTCATTACGTTCAGCGCCTCCATCTGCGGAATGGCGGCCATGAACATTGCCGGAATGATCGCAAAGTACTTGGCCACATCATTGGAAATGCTGAACGTCGTGAGCGCGCCGCGCGTCATCAAAAGCTGCTTGCCAATCGCGACCACCTCAATAATTTTGGACGGATCGGAATCCAGATCGACCATATTCGCCGCTTCCTTCGCCGCCGTAGTACCGCTGTTCATCGCAATACCGACATCGGCTTGGGCGAGCGCCGGTGCATCATTCGTACCGTCGCCGGTCATCGCGACCAGCTTGCCAGCGGCTTGTTCCCGCTTGATAACGGCAATTTTGTCCTCCGGTTTACTTTCCGCGATGAAGTCGTCGACTCCAGCTTCTCTTGCAATCGTCTGTGCGGTAAGCGGATTGTCTCCCGTACACATGATCGTTTTGATGCCCATTTGCCGCATCTGTTCGAACCGTTCCTTCATGCCGGGTTTAACGGTGTCCTTTAAATAAATGATGCCGAGCAGCCGCTCATCCACGGCCACAGCAAGCGGCGTTCCGCCTGCTGAAGCTACTTTGTCGCTTTTAACATCGAGGTCGCTCGGAATCGCTCCCCCCTGCTCAGTCACCCACTTTTTGATCGCGTCCACAGAGCCTTTGCGCACCTTGCGTCCGTCCGTTAGATTGATGCCGCTCATCCGCGTCTCTGCTCGGAATTCTACCCATTCTCCATCCGCCGCAAGCGACTGATTGTCGCTTAAGCCCATCTTTTTAGCCAGCTCAACCACGGAGCGACCTTCTGGCGTTCCGTCCTTCAGAGAACTGACAACAGCCCATTCGGCCACTGCTGTTTCATTCGTCCCGCCAACCGAGATGAATTCGCTGGCCATCCGGTTGCCGTACGTGATCGTTCCTGTTTTATCCAAAATAATCGTGTTAATATCGCCCGCAGCTTCAACCGCCTTGCCCGACATGGCAATGACATTGAACTGGGTTACCCGATCCATGCCGGCGATGCCGATAGCGGATAGCAGACCGCCGATTGTCGTTGGAATCAGGCAGACGAGCAGCGCAATAAGTACTGGAACTTCCAGTGTGACGTCAAGATAATTGCCGAAGAAAGGAAGCGTCACGACTACAATGAGGAAAATAATCGTTAAACATGTCAGCACCGTATTAAGCGCGATTTCATTTGGCGTCTTCTGCCGTTTAGCACCCTCGACCAGCGAGATCATACGGTCCAGGAAAGACTCGCCGGGATCACTCGTAATCCGCACCTTAATCCAGTCGCTGAGCACCTTAGTGCCCCCAGTTACCGAGCTGAAGTCGCCTCCGGCTTCTTTGATGACAGGAGCAGACTCACCCGTAATGGCAGATTCGTCGACGGAAGCAAGACCTTCCACAACTTCACCATCACCGGGAACCCATTGCCCGGCTTCGATCTGAACGATATCTCCTCTGCGCAGCTCGCTTGACGAAACTTCGCGCAGCGTGCCTCCAGTTTCCTTATAAGCAACGATATCTTTTTTGGAGTGTTTGAGCGAATCCGCCTGAGCTTTGCCCCGTCCCTCCGCTAATGCTTCAGCAAAGTTTGCGAACAACAACGTAATCAAGAGAATAATAGCGACCGTAATATTGAACCAAGCCGGCGTGTCTCCACCGAAAGCATTCGGAGCAAACGACAGGAACAA
This window contains:
- a CDS encoding two-component system, OmpR family, sensor histidine kinase KdpD, translating into MEPFKRKSADEILASIMKLHRGRLNILVGAFSGSGKTYHMLREGHELKQQGLDTVIGALTGWERTETASQIGDLETVPGISWSSQGTARMDLDLELLLKRNPEVVLVDDLAHRNREWARFPTRLEEIEMLLGRGISVITTVNIYELEGAAAMAHSWMGITVPHPVPSHTLELADEVRLIDVTPDTLLERAAVGLLQPLSPEWVHRGNMAKLRELALRMVAEGVNGTLERHREELGLVGSSGIAERILVSVQYHWNGSILVRRGQQVAKRLGGDLKVVSFVQTGKRLPIEAETFRKSLILLVKKVGGFFEELPISSRRQLPGRLMRYAVQHKVTRVVLGHSRQSLWQDLWKGSVVNRLLKITRNIDLLFVADRTDLEGERILPTRSPSRLPKNRYRRLTDFEIKEEIGQIRRGSFKIYIGAAPGVGKTYTMLREGNELLKKGVDVVIGLLETHGRAGTLAQVGSLSTIPRLQTRYRGALLEEMDVEAILLRKPEVVLVDELAHTNIPGSVRKKRYEDVLVLLEAGISVISTMNVQHLESLNDAVEQIAGVVVRETVPDRILRQADEVQLIDVAPRALQERMKAGKVYAADKVEEALGRFFKLGNLIALRELALRELADDVDERLEAWNRRDSLRGPWRREEVIFVSVTAGPSAERLIRRGFRIAYRLKADWYVVFVQKGQNKDAETEARLDKLCQLAERLGGSFQIIHSSGGETPASLLLSYAVEKKATQIIVGQPGNMGLLKLMQRAFVPALLRGARHLDVLVVADYGPVH
- a CDS encoding K+-transporting ATPase ATPase C chain; protein product: MNILTISLRLSLVLMVLTGLIYNMAVTGIAQALLPKKADGSLIYNKEGQLIGSELIGQNFTDPKWFHGRLSSISYTANGSGTPNYAPSNPDLLARANQSVQDWQTANPDVPVSNLTMDLITNSGSGLDPHISPKGAQAQIPRISKLTGLSVSELEALVSKHTASRQLGIFGEPTVNVLKLNLALQQATQK
- a CDS encoding K+-transporting ATPase ATPase B chain gives rise to the protein MSHRKKALNGDIIRQALKESVLKLDPRVMFRNPIMFVVEIGFVITLFLSFAPNAFGGDTPAWFNITVAIILLITLLFANFAEALAEGRGKAQADSLKHSKKDIVAYKETGGTLREVSSSELRRGDIVQIEAGQWVPGDGEVVEGLASVDESAITGESAPVIKEAGGDFSSVTGGTKVLSDWIKVRITSDPGESFLDRMISLVEGAKRQKTPNEIALNTVLTCLTIIFLIVVVTLPFFGNYLDVTLEVPVLIALLVCLIPTTIGGLLSAIGIAGMDRVTQFNVIAMSGKAVEAAGDINTIILDKTGTITYGNRMASEFISVGGTNETAVAEWAVVSSLKDGTPEGRSVVELAKKMGLSDNQSLAADGEWVEFRAETRMSGINLTDGRKVRKGSVDAIKKWVTEQGGAIPSDLDVKSDKVASAGGTPLAVAVDERLLGIIYLKDTVKPGMKERFEQMRQMGIKTIMCTGDNPLTAQTIAREAGVDDFIAESKPEDKIAVIKREQAAGKLVAMTGDGTNDAPALAQADVGIAMNSGTTAAKEAANMVDLDSDPSKIIEVVAIGKQLLMTRGALTTFSISNDVAKYFAIIPAMFMAAIPQMEALNVMRLDSPMSAILSALIFNAIIIPLLIPLAMKGIAYKPTSSAKLLQRNLLVYGLGGVIIPFAGIKLIDLMVQIWV